TGAGCCGCGCCATTCTTTCAGCGACGGCGAGCATGGAAGACGGTCCAGATGTCCAAGTTTTGGACATGACGGGCGATGTCAGCCTGACCGGCACCGCAAGCGTTTCTGGCGAAATGGAAACGATTGCGTCTGGCGATATGGCGATGAGCCTCGAAGACCTCGCAAGCTGTACGACTGCTGCATGTATCGAAGATTTTCTATTTTGAAGATCATATCGGGGGGCCGAAAGGCCCCTCGAACCTCTCACTCATCACAAAAGCTATCTGTCTATCCACCGCTTGGACATTGTAGGTATTCTCGGCCAGAAAAATGGGAAGACAAAGCCAATTGCATCAGCGCGACCGATCCAGCCTTGCTCCACCATTATGGGTTCAAGAATTTGGCCAGAGCTTTTGCCTTCGATGTCCATCAATGACCAGTGCGGGCCGGAGTTTCCAGGCATACAGGCCGGCCAATTCGATAGTATGTCCCCCGGTCTCGGCACCTGCGTAAAACCCTTTTTCTATCGCTGCGCTAAATGAACTATGATCAAGGTGAACAAGGATTGTAAGTAAGAGCGAACATGGTGAGTTTTGCGATAATAGTCGCGCCATTCATCTATAACCACTTGGCGCTTTGTCCCTTTCGCCGTCGACCCGCAGAAGTAAACTTTTTAGAAACCCGCCGTTGGGGTAGTCGTAGCGTAATGAGAATTCATTCGCAGAGCGGACCTCTAGCCTGTTCTGCGACGCATTGCCGTGTTTGCAACGGCAGTTCAGGTCCGGAAAAAGTCCAAACCTATATATCAGTCACGGCGCAAGAACAGGTTCCCGCGTTGAGACAATTCCGTTTTCCGGCGGAAAGGATGTTCCGATACAACCATCTCGATGTCTTCAATGTTGGAGACTTCGTCTGCGATCAAAAGGCATCCTTGCTTGCTTACGTGGTCAAGCATCGTCTTGAGCGTCGAGCGGCGTGCTTGCCGAGACAGCATGTGCAATGTCCGATCAATCAAAACGATGTCGAATGATCCATTCGGCTCGTAGGAGGCAACGTCATCGACAACTCCCTCGATAGACAGATTTTCCTGTGCAGCCACCGCTTTGAGGTCGCGGATACTATTTTTCGAGATATCTACTCCGACTACGCGATGTCCCTTTCTAGCAATAAAGATTGCATCCCGACCTTGCCCACATCCGACATCTAAAACTCGAACGCCTTGGTGCTGAAGTCGGTCAAAGAAATCGACAAAAATTGAGTTCGCCCCCCCAATGCGTCACGGGTTTCGCCGTATAATTCATCGTAATCATAGGTCATGGAGTCAGCGTTAGTAGATTGCCCATCAAATTGCTAAGTGAAATATTCCGTGAACGGCGGCAAAGTCCGCGATTCGGTCATCGGCCTGCAAAATTGAACCAATCAGCCTTCGCAACTGTAGATAGGGTCAGGTTTGAGCCCACTTTACGGCATTGCTGCACGACACACGAACGTCTGCTCCTGGCATCCGTAGCGAAGCCGGACGCTCGGTCGGCTCTCATTCAATCGCGGCATTTATGAATTCTGAAACCAGCTTCAATCGCGTACGGTCTTTCGTGGCGATAAGGGACGTGTTCCGGCCTTCAGGCATTTCTTCGATTTCAATTTCGCAAAGATCATCTTTGATGAGGCTGCTGTTTTGTAAGAACAATGCGACACCAATTCCCTGCAACACCGCTTCGCACATCAAGGGGAAGGTCGTCATTGTGGCCATACGATTCAGCGATATGGTGTAGCGATCGCAGGCTTGGTCCAGCAAGCGGCGCGTGAGTGACCCTTTTTCCGGAATAATGACGGTCTCTTGTTTGAGCTCAGACAGTGAAATCTTGCTGCGCTTCGCGAAAGGGTGATCGCAGCGGCAATAGATCACATACTTCGCGCTTTCGATGTAGATTCTCTCCCAATGCTCATGCTCGGGCGCATCGGTGATCAAACCCACATCCGCAAGGCGGTTGCTGATCATCGATTTGGCATTTGTCCAATCGTAAAGCCCGAAATCGACGCGAATATCGGGAAACTGGCGCTGAAACCGAGCGATGATCTTCAGTGCGGGTTGCGGCGCATTTCCAATGATCTTGAGGCGGCCCTCTTTCATCGCATTAAATCCTTCGAGCCGCTCAGTCACCTCTGCGCTTAAGGCGACCATGCGGTCGGCGAGATCGTAAAAATCCTGTCCGGTTGGGGTCAGTTCCACTCCATCCCGTCCGCGCAGCAAAAGAAGGGTACCAACACCTCTTTCAAGGTTTGCAATATGTTGCGTGATCGTGGATTGGGTGACGCCCAACCGTACGGCAGCGGCAGAAAAGCTCCCCTCCCGCACGACATAGGCAAAAGCTTCGAATTGATGGTGATTGGGGCGCATGATCTTTCCTTTTGCCCCCGCATAGAACCCATCGGTTTCACTAATATGACGACACAAAACGTTTGTGCTCACTGCCTATGGTTTGGCTGTAGTATGGGGGAATCACATGTCAGATCTGCAGATCGCATCTGTCACCAAGGACTTTGGCGAGACGTCCGTTTTGAAAGGGGTGACCCTGGATGTGAAGGACGGTGAGTTCATTTCATTGGTGGGGCCGTCTGGCTGCGGAAAATCGACCTTGTTGCGGATCATCGCCGGGTTAGAAACACCAACGAGCGGCACCGTCGCCATCGGCGGCACGGATGTGACGCAGCTCCGCGCGGCGGATCGCAATCTGTCGATGGTGTTTCAATCCTACGCGCTTTATCCGCATTTAACCGTGGCCGAGAATATCGCTGTGCCTTTGCAGATGCGCCAGATGTCGGCGATGCAACGACTTCCGGTGCTAGGGAGTGTGATGCCCAGTGCGCGGACCCAAAAACAAGATATCGCGGAAGCGGTCCGAAATGCCGCCGAGATGCTGGAAATAGGCACCCTTTTGGACCGAAAGCCGGGGCAATTATCGGGCGGACAGCGGCAGCGTGTCGCCTTGGGCCGTGCGTTAGTGCGCGATCCGGCGGCGTTCTTGTTGGATGAACCGCTGTCAAACCTTGATGCTAAGCTGCGTGTGCAGACCCGCGCCGAGATCGCCGAGCTGCACCGCCGCCTGAAGGCGACATTCATTTACGTCACTCACGATCAAGTCGAAGCCATGACAATGTCCGACCGTATTGCGGTGATGATGGACGGCGAAATCCTGCAATGCGCAGCCCCCGATGTGATCTATGAAGACCCTGAAGACATTCGCGTGGCCGAATTTGTCGGCTCGCCCAAGATCAATATCTTGCCGGTGGAACGCAATGGCGCCGAGCTGACCGTTTTCGATGAGGTCTTGAGTTCTCAATTCTCCTTCGACAGCCCAAAAATCATGCAGTTGGGTCTGCGTCCCGAAGCCTTGAGATTAACCCCATCCACGCCACGTCTGACCGGGCGGGTCGTGCATTTCGAAAACCTCGGGTCCGAAGTTTTTGCCCAAGTTGCCCTCGACAGTGACGGATCGCGCGTCACCCTGCGCGCCATGCCGGCGCAGCGGCAAAGTTTGGGGCTGGGCGCGCAGGTTGGCCTGACCTTTGATTTAAGCACGGCGTTGATATTCGACGCAGAGGGCGCGCGGTTGCGTCGCGTCGAAGTTGCTGCCAACCGCGCACCCGAGGTGGCCTAACATGCCCGTTGTGGATCCTAGCGTCGCGGGAGTCGCCAAAGCCAAACCCGACAACAGGCAGGCCCGCGCGGGATGGGGTTTGGTCGCGCCAGCTTTGACGCTGATGGCTGTGATCCTGCTGGTGCCGATTATCGTGGCGGCTGTCCTGTCTTTCACCAATTATTCATTGGGCAACCCCGGTTTCGATTGGGTCGGAACACAAAACTACGAGCGCCTGTTCACCCGTTCGACCTACGAAAAGATGTTTATCGCGACCTTTACTTACGTGGTCACCGTGGTGCCCATTTCCGTGGGTCTTGGCCTTGGGGCGGCATTGCTTGTCCATTCGTTAGGCCGGATCGGGGACATCTATAAGACGATCTATTTCCTGCCGGTGATGGCGACCTTGTTGGCCATGGCTATCGCTTGGGAATTCATGCTGCACCCGACCATTGGCATGGTGAACCGCACGCTTGAGGTGGCCTGCGGGACGTGGTTTGAGGCATTGCCTTTCTTTGCCAATGGGTGCGCCGAGGGGTTCCCACTGTGGCTGGGGGATCGCGACTACGCGATCTGGGTGGTTTGTTTCGTCGGCATCTGGCAAGGGTTTGGCTTCAACATGGTGCTGTTTCTGGCCGGTCTGACGTCGGTCCACCGCGAACTTTACCACGCCGCCGAAATGGATGGGGCCCGTTCCGGCTGGGAGCGGTTCCGACTGGTCACATGGCCCGCCCTTGGGCCAACCACGGTGTTTGTCGTGACCATTTCCTGCATCCGCGCCTTTCAAGTCTTTGATACGATCGAGGCTTTCTGGCCCCAAGGCGGTGGGCCGAACAAATCCGCATATGTGATGATGTTCGCGATCTTTGAAAAGGGCATCCAGCAGAACCTGATCGGCATCGGATCAGCTATCACCATGTTGTTTTTGTTGTTCGTCATGTTTTTGACCCTCATCCAGCGCTGGCTGGTCGAACGTAAGGTACACTACTGATGACCCGCGACTGGTGGAAACATATGGTGCTGATCCTTGGCACGATTATCGTGC
The Rhodobacteraceae bacterium S2214 genome window above contains:
- a CDS encoding ABC transporter ATP-binding protein, with product MSDLQIASVTKDFGETSVLKGVTLDVKDGEFISLVGPSGCGKSTLLRIIAGLETPTSGTVAIGGTDVTQLRAADRNLSMVFQSYALYPHLTVAENIAVPLQMRQMSAMQRLPVLGSVMPSARTQKQDIAEAVRNAAEMLEIGTLLDRKPGQLSGGQRQRVALGRALVRDPAAFLLDEPLSNLDAKLRVQTRAEIAELHRRLKATFIYVTHDQVEAMTMSDRIAVMMDGEILQCAAPDVIYEDPEDIRVAEFVGSPKINILPVERNGAELTVFDEVLSSQFSFDSPKIMQLGLRPEALRLTPSTPRLTGRVVHFENLGSEVFAQVALDSDGSRVTLRAMPAQRQSLGLGAQVGLTFDLSTALIFDAEGARLRRVEVAANRAPEVA
- a CDS encoding sugar ABC transporter permease, whose product is MPVVDPSVAGVAKAKPDNRQARAGWGLVAPALTLMAVILLVPIIVAAVLSFTNYSLGNPGFDWVGTQNYERLFTRSTYEKMFIATFTYVVTVVPISVGLGLGAALLVHSLGRIGDIYKTIYFLPVMATLLAMAIAWEFMLHPTIGMVNRTLEVACGTWFEALPFFANGCAEGFPLWLGDRDYAIWVVCFVGIWQGFGFNMVLFLAGLTSVHRELYHAAEMDGARSGWERFRLVTWPALGPTTVFVVTISCIRAFQVFDTIEAFWPQGGGPNKSAYVMMFAIFEKGIQQNLIGIGSAITMLFLLFVMFLTLIQRWLVERKVHY
- a CDS encoding class I SAM-dependent methyltransferase gives rise to the protein MGGANSIFVDFFDRLQHQGVRVLDVGCGQGRDAIFIARKGHRVVGVDISKNSIRDLKAVAAQENLSIEGVVDDVASYEPNGSFDIVLIDRTLHMLSRQARRSTLKTMLDHVSKQGCLLIADEVSNIEDIEMVVSEHPFRRKTELSQRGNLFLRRD
- a CDS encoding LysR family transcriptional regulator, whose product is MRPNHHQFEAFAYVVREGSFSAAAVRLGVTQSTITQHIANLERGVGTLLLLRGRDGVELTPTGQDFYDLADRMVALSAEVTERLEGFNAMKEGRLKIIGNAPQPALKIIARFQRQFPDIRVDFGLYDWTNAKSMISNRLADVGLITDAPEHEHWERIYIESAKYVIYCRCDHPFAKRSKISLSELKQETVIIPEKGSLTRRLLDQACDRYTISLNRMATMTTFPLMCEAVLQGIGVALFLQNSSLIKDDLCEIEIEEMPEGRNTSLIATKDRTRLKLVSEFINAAIE